In Besnoitia besnoiti strain Bb-Ger1 chromosome I, whole genome shotgun sequence, the genomic window CGCGCGGCCAACGCACATCAGCGAGTGGGTCTTTCTTTGTggcgctcgctgtcgccgtctccgcctggcgcgcctgcggagtcCTGCATGCCTATCTCCAGACAGCTCTCAGCAGCTACCCGCGGCgttttcgcgtctccgcgtgaGGCTCGTGGTTGTGTAGATTAGCTACCTCGTATCTCTTAGTAGCTCATGGGTTCTATGCTTACTCAACAGTCATAATGACTACATGTGTCACGAAAGCCTGATTGCGGTGATACTGAAATCCAGTACGGGTATTGTTTCCTTCTTGCGTTGCGCTGCGGTCACTTGACGCGCTGCCGGGTCGTTTTCAGTTTTCGTGAGACCTGGGAGATatgcgcggctctctgccCACTCATTCTTTCACTTCAATTCCATTCTGTGCCTTTTCGTTTCTAGATTCGCGGGTCAGACGATCGGCGTCGACGCGATGGGCTGGATACAtcgcggcgcggtcgcgtccGCGGTGGAGCTCCTCAAGGGCGAGGAAACCGACAAGTGAGAGTTTTGAGAGGACGGAgtagacgccgccgcgcgtctggcaGCCCAGCACTCGAGTTCTCTTCGTCGCATGTCGCCcgcacgcaggcgctctCAGGGTACTCGgtgcgcacgcagacgacggcaggcgcggggATGTGCCGAAACACCCTCCCAGTCGCACACGAATTCGAATGGAGCTGCGCGAACGCATACGACCGGCGCCGGTCCGCAAGCGCGCCGAGACGTTCGCGTATATTTACATAGTACGAGGAAATCGTGGAGCGGCTCGAGTGCTGCATTTgatctgcgcgagcgcggtcTCACGGGGTTCGCGGGATGCGCGTCAGGGCGTCATTTTTATTCGTGAGCGAGCGTTGTGATGGCGTGCCTTGCAGGTTCCTCCGCTTTGTCGTTCACATGATCATGCTTCTCAAGTACCACAGAGTCGAGCCTCTCCTCGGTGagtctctgcgtgtctgcctcgctgcccgcctcgAAGTCTGAAGCCtaacgcgctgctgcatcgaTATAATTAATGTGCGAGCCCTCCGCCTGAAGACTGTGCCTCTCACGTTacctcgcgtcgctgcgtgtCTTGCCCTCTGCGCTTCAGTGTTTGACGGCGCTAAGATTCCAGCAAAGTccgccgaagacgacaaGCGACAACAGTAGGCCCCCAGACGCTCGCTGAGTGACCAGATACGACGTGCCGGTGGAACTCCGGCGATAGCTGCGAGACCGGTCGCCTCTCTCAGGTTGTAGAATGCGGGCTTCACGGAGAGACGCTCCGGACTCGCCTCACCTGCTGACGCTTCTGTCTGGGATGTGCTTTTCGAATCTTGCTTGCGGACGCCCGCCCCTATAGTTCCACACCACCTCGTTTGTGCGCACGCCGAGGTTTTTGTGGTTCGCCGTTTCGCTGTTCGGTATCAGTCCACAGGGGCATGTGcgtgtatgcatatacattcatatatacaaatatatatatatatatatatatatgtatatatacatatgcattCCTGTGTGTGTGCTTATGGTGCTCAGCTACGGCATTGACCTATGTGTGCGGGTGTATATTTGCATACCTTAGAGCATGAACGTTGTTTTCGTTTgcacgcgtgtgcgtctgtgGGGTCTCAGAGCTCGGCAGAAAGCGTCTGAGGAAGccaggcagctgctgcggaagaACGAGGAAGCGAGACGAGCGGGACGAAAGCCGCCGGTCGATAGTCGAGTCAGTTGACAAACGCGTAGAGCCTCGGCGtgccttcgctttctccaTAGACTACAGAGGCAAGAGTCGGAGTGTATCGGTTTCTGCGGATGTCTGCCTCACGAGGCGCATTACTCTGCACATACGCACAAGCACCCGTGTTTGAAGGCCTGCGTCAAGGCCCATACTGGCATGTCTAAACGTAGTGCTTCGCCTCAAAACCTGTAGGATGAAGCGCCTCTGTGTGTGTCGCTGACGCCTACGCCGTCTGTACGACTTGAATTTCAGGCGACGGGAACTTCAGATCCCGTCTCTCCTATTCAGCAACAACTCTGCGCTCGAGTCGCCTTagtctcccccccccccccccccccccccccccccccccccccccccctctcctcctcccttGAAGACTGGTTCTGCGACCGAGTGCTTTCTGTCTTAAACGGAGATGTCGTTGCACTCCTGCGTTTGCCTTCAGGAGCTCCTGACCAAGTGCACGCAGGGGCTCTCCATTACCCCTCAGATGGTAGGCCAGGGCCTCTTTCGAACCAGAtttttccgcgtcgcctcaccCGCACCCGAAGACGGAACTCACCCGCACCCGAAGAAGGAACACAGGAGAGGTGTATCTGGGCGTGGATCTTCATGGATAGCTCGCGTGGATGCTgcacgcgaggccgcagctgtGCTGGGTGTAGCGCTTGTGATCGCGCTAGGCGACTCCGTGTCAGCCTGTtggagcccgccgccgcacgctgcagccgcaacGTAGGGTGTTGTCTCTCCGGCTACTGTGCATGGTTTCTGCAGATCGATTCGGTTATATCCGCTTGCCGGTCGCTTAACGTGGCCTTCCTCGTGGCGCCTTACGAAGCTGATGCGCAACTTGCATACCTTGCGCGAACTGGAAAAATCGTAGGCAACCAAACCCATTATAGCGTGCAGCTCCAACTCCAGCAGCCAttctgtctccctcctccctcgaTATTCATGAAtctgatatatatatatatatctgcagCTCTAGTCAAGGATGCTTCGTGTGACTCCGTTCATGATCatagatgtatatacatatatacatgaatATATGATCACACATGGGTACACAGATATATGTGTGCCTaaatatatgaatatataaaaaaagtatgtatatgtatatgtatatatatatatatattcatttGGACGACAGCGTGAGGGCGTGGCGGCCCGCATCGGCAGGTGGAGCCCAGGAGTCTGACTGCTGCGTTCATGTGTCAGTTCGTCaggagaagggcgcgcgCCCCCGCGTAGTCTTGGAGCCTTTCTTTCTTCGGCGACTGGCGTCCGccgttttctgtctctggcgcgcggcCCGCCTGGCATCATCTCGCGCCCGCACGCTCTCTGTGCAGACGCTTCTCCATTCGCACGCCTTTCGCGTCTGTCATCTCGTTGTCAGGCCGCTGCGGTATCGGAAGACAGCGACCTGCTGGCGCACGGCTGCGCGCAAGTTCTTTTCAAACTGGACAAGGAGGGCAACTGCGAACGCCTCATCCTGCCTCTCAAAGACGGCCcccatgcgcatgcgcctctgcCTGAGAAGCTTGTAAGCGACGGACGATGGCCGCCAAGGCACTGCGGTCGAGAGCCGGGCTAAACTGTTGTCGCAACTCGAGGCGTGAGCCGACCCTCTcaaaggcgcgaggcggcggaaggaggaGCCTGGTGTGGCGTGGAGCCcgttcgcgtctctgcagatAGGGATCGTCTTCGTGGATTCGAGCGGGCGCGTGACCTGCATTTGCCTGATCGCACGAACAAAAGACTCTTCATGCCACCGAGAACACCTCCGCGTCTGGATTCTCGAGTCTTTGTTTCCTTACACGTTTTTCTATGCGCATACACCTGCCGGCGCGTATACGGATTTGTGTCTAAGCGTGGATCCCCGCCACAGGCCTACATAGGTGCTGGACGTCGTATCCCTGCTGTGCGTTCGAAGCCTGTGCTTCATGACATTTTGGCTCCTCACCCATATTGCAGTAGAGTCTCTTCTGCCGTTCCTTCAGTGTGTCTGGAACACTCAGCCTGCTTATTCTGCgcccacatatatatatatatatatatatgcacacgcatatatgtctatatggGGCGACCGCGGAAATCGGGTGTTTTCAGGGTCAGCTGGAGTGCCTCCGCGACTTTGACCAGAGGATGTTTACAGCCATGTGCGTCCTCGGAGGCTGCGACTACACGCACGACATTCACATAAACGTGAGTCAGCGCTcgacgcgcgacagaaaagaagtttctttctctctttctctctcgcgcgtccgcagccccCCGAAGCTCTAGACGATTTTTACTATCTTTCCATGTACTTAAGTTTACAGAACCATGTTTCCGATGTAGCAGACGCGATCCCGTCTTGGCGGCTGTAGCTGCGGCCAGGTGCTCGAAGGTCGTCGCCTTTCTCGGTTCGCGCAAGATTCACCCTGGCACGGAAGGCGTatttgtttttcttttcagggCCTCGGCATCAGCACAGCCTGCAAGTTCGTGCACAAGCTCGGGCGGCTAGAGCGCGTCATCATGTATCTTTTCAAGGACGACAAATGGAAGAAGAAGCTCACGCAGGTCAGctcgactcgcgcggcggccctcgCGCGGAGCTTCCTCTCCCATCGCTGAGCTCACCTCGGCGGGCTTGTGAGCGTCACACTGCACTCCTCAGCTTTGCTGCTTTCTTTGACAGAGAGGGCGCGCCCACGTCAGGGAGTCACGTCAAGacgggcgagcgcggcgtctccctaCCTTAGTCCCGCATTTTCTGCGCCGTTCCTCTtttcgcagccgcaggaaAAGGTGCTGCGCGGCCACCGGACCGCCATGGTGGCCTTCACGCATCATCGAGTTTACGACGTGAGCACGGGCGACGTCGTTTCGGCCTCTTCGGTTCCGCTGTCGCGCTGCGGTGCTCCGggctcttctgcctcgcccaCCGCCTTCAGCgactcctcctcggcgtcggcgtctctctcgcgcgcctccgctgccgtctGTTCGTCgacgtctgccgcctcggctccaggctcgcggcgcgggcacgCCTCCGTGGCAATGAATCCGAAGTGGACGgtggctgcgggcgcgtctcgcccaAGCGAGGCCTCGGAGTCGTCTgagacggagaaggagaacgTCTCCCccgagcagacgcagacgtgcGAGAcgagccgaaggcagcgaacaCAGGCAATCAAACAGGCGGACGATGGCTGGAAGAcggacgccgcaggcgaagcaggcagcgccgcggaagacctCGATCCTCTCGAGCgagacgacagcgaaggcgaagtgAGACGCGACCGAGGCTCCACCGCATCTGcagccggcggagccgcatgcacagagacagacgcagccATGATATGAGCGCTAGCAAAAACGAACTGAATCGCCCCGCATTTTGCAAAGAGAGGGCACTCGCCAAAAAGCGGAGCTCGCCTCATACGCGACCCGAGGCCGGCTTCGCTTACACGAGAAGTGCCTGCGTCGAGTTTCTTTTCTTCCGGTTCTTTTTTGAATGCGCTGCACTTGGTTTCCTGTTGGCTGCTTCGTCGGCGACTGGCAGATTTGGTTGTTTTCTGCTCGGCCGACGACTCGCTTTTTGGCACgtcctccctccgcctctctctcgagacTGCCACTTCATTCTACACGGGTGTTTGCCGGCGACTGActgcgcgttttttcttcgcaggCGGCTCGAGCCAGGATTGTGGGGGAGTGCCTGGAGAACTTCCGCCCCTATGCACTCGGCCTGTTGAATCCAAGAACGCAtcagccgcgagcgacgctgGTAAGGGATCCACGCTTTCGTTTTGCTTCAGCCTCTCGtcgaagcagacgaagagtgCTAGTGGCCTATCGCTGCGCGCCCATGCCTGCGCTGGGTGCCCACGGCGCCCAGTGGGGCTTGAATTTTCATTTTTGTGGCATTTTCTGCGTGACGCCGCGCATCGAGAGAGCGGGTAGAAGGCACGTGCTACCTTCAGGCTTTCcgctcctgcaggcgcggcgcacgtTACGTCTTTGTGCTCCGGAAGTATTCTGCGCTTTCTCTTAACATTATTTACTTTATTTTTCCTATGTCCGCTTCTCTGTGCGCGATTTCGCAGTTGAACAGAAAGGAGAAGACGCTCGTGGAGGACTACCGCTCGCGAGCCCTGGTGCGACTCCAC contains:
- a CDS encoding XPG N-terminal domain-containing protein (encoded by transcript BESB_008640), coding for MGIQNLLKFLKPLARPTHISEFAGQTIGVDAMGWIHRGAVASAVELLKGEETDKFLRFVVHMIMLLKYHRVEPLLVFDGAKIPAKSAEDDKRQQARQKASEEARQLLRKNEEARRAGRKPPVDSRELLTKCTQGLSITPQMIDSVISACRSLNVAFLVAPYEADAQLAYLARTGKIAAAVSEDSDLLAHGCAQVLFKLDKEGNCERLILPLKDGPHAHAPLPEKLRMFTAMCVLGGCDYTHDIHINGLGISTACKFVHKLGRLERVIMYLFKDDKWKKKLTQPQEKVLRGHRTAMVAFTHHRVYDVSTGDVVSASSVPLSRCGAPGSSASPTAFSDSSSASASLSRASAAVCSSTEASESSETEKENVSPEQTQTCETSRRQRTQAIKQADDGWKTDAAGEAGSAAEDLDPLERDDSEGEAARARIVGECLENFRPYALGLLNPRTHQPRATLLNRKEKTLVEDYRSRALVRLHESHILAVNARERQLLQTPSPPLPPSPAGSSACASASAGPSTASASVVAASSGAAESAVCRPLESLAGSDSGRVAPASAAALASFVWGGRGPAPEGAATAETAARAQESEDSRVTRALGAFSLFVEGSVKRPRVADAAGSAGLKRFRAGACEGAAPRGEVRATPAAEDADAGDSQCENASEKAPRGRVEKEVEEERSRVVVSAETPGKGGQLKLSFLAVKRKRVVDVTCAAPAERTDAPRDSGSRRQSDEERSQARGSSSFPSASSSLARRGNSAVASLSQVSAFGAFTHRAGEGASEAEKAGDEGGLSPETRTSEETSHARSTEDGCLSTTPASTSTSAASSCLSSQDSSSPASAPALQSSSVSASSVCLSFFAFSTAKKEKKKFAAGFEAASGAGDVVRTRWRLGGWQETEPRSPVSFTKAKKR